From Primulina tabacum isolate GXHZ01 chromosome 2, ASM2559414v2, whole genome shotgun sequence, one genomic window encodes:
- the LOC142529542 gene encoding transcription initiation factor IIB-2-like has product MSDTYCTDCKRNTEVVFDHSAGDTVCSECGLVLESRSIDETSEWRTFADESGDHDPNRVGGPVNPLLSDAALSTVISRGGNGSAADASLARLQNRGGDPDRAIVLAFKTISNMADRLSLVTTIKDRASEIYKRLEDQKCTRGRNLEALVAACIYIACRQEGKPRTVKEICSIVAGATKKEIGRAKEFIVKQLKVEMGQSMEMGTIHAGDYLRRFCSNLGMSNEEVKAVQDTVQKSGDFDIRRSPISIAAAIIFMITQLSADSKKPLRDISIATTVAEGTIKNAYKDLHPHAAKIIPEWYAKERDLKNLSCPRN; this is encoded by the exons ATGTCGGATACGTACTGTACCGATTGCAAGAGGAATACGGAGGTGGTGTTTGATCACTCTGCCGGGGACACCGTGTGCTCCGAGTGTGGGCTTGTTCTCGAGTCTCGTTCCATCGATGAGACTTCTGAGTGGAGAACCTTTGCGGATGAATCCGGCGATCACGACCCGAACCGTGTTGGCGGGCCCGTTAACCCTCTTCTGTCGGACGCGGCGCTTTCGACGGTTATATCTCGGGGTGGTAATGGGTCGGCGGCTGATGCGTCGCTGGCCCGGTTGCAGAACCGGGGAGGTGATCCGGACAGGGCTATTGTGTTGGCCTTTAAGACTATATCTAATATGGCTGATAG GTTGAGCCTGGTCACAACCATTAAG GATCGGGCTAGTGAAATATATAAAAGGTTGGAAGATCAAAAGTGCACAAGAGGAAGAAATTTAGAGGCTCTAGTAGCAGCATGTATTTACATTGCTTGTCGGCAAGAGGGCAAGCCACGCACTGTAAAAG AAATATGCTCCATTGTTGCTGGAGCTACGAAAAAAGAAATTGGCCGAGCAAAAGAATTTATTGTGAAACAGCTGAAGGTGGAAATGGGTCAATCAATGGAGATGGGTACCATTCATGCAGGGGACTATCTG AGACGATTTTGCTCTAATCTTGGAATGAGCAACGAGGAGGTCAAAGCTGTCCAAGATACCGTCCAGAAGTCAGGAGACTTTGATATAAG GAGGAGTCCTATATCAATTGCAGCGGCCATAATTTTTATGATCACCCAATTGTCTGCAGATTCAAAAAAACCGTTGCGAG ATATCTCTATCGCCACTACAGTTGCCGAAGGAACTATCAAGAATGCCTACAAAGATCTTCACCCCCATGCTGCCAAGATAATACCAGAGTGGTATGCAAAGGAAAGAGACCTCAAGAATCTTAGCTGTCCTAGGAATTGA